In Salmo salar chromosome ssa03, Ssal_v3.1, whole genome shotgun sequence, a single genomic region encodes these proteins:
- the LOC106599719 gene encoding desmoplakin, producing the protein MYGSQNRLPTLSRRSNSRPDLTSGTQFVVGGNGYQQEYADGYSYSQTFSKTAMGGGGGGYGGGLGGGASVQSIQHKAFFLQSQCQEYLQRVQQILQAGGPAGEVDKLMSMSSEAIDQLKGCAMELQHMKQPKDKIIKSIQHLQNMQSGITSSISGTTQRMSRGSIGWEERGRTYTDAMSWIGQQKRLIETSPWGEDAATIEQQILSQNKFHSSIQRSQEVERARDELAQNDDKGGLHSLQQEWDSLQKMSFARMGQLRELQNIIEEISRAIMWVNEREEEELVFNWGDKNIDVYIPKKQESYSKLMSALEVKEKELNKLKQKVDGLLKNNHPASDKIEAYMDTLQTQWSWLLQITKCIHVHLKENAAYSQFFKEANEIYSKLQKEHENIRNKFTCDKGTSLENLTELLKNLEREKETIMENKRQVKNLVNKSKSIVRLRPRNPEEKSSSPSPVIVQALCDFKQDQKGIFKGDEGILTDNTQRSKWHVTGPGGLDMLIPSVCLLIPPPNPISIGLANKNEQYYEAIMGIWNQLYINIKSLISWQYCVKDINHINSLTLTMLSQMRPEEYRNIIKSLETHYQEFLRNSHGSEMFGEDEKKRMEGQYAGAQTHYDTLVIGLPTYNQSKAEVVKKEVVKLVVQHEPPIKVETTNTLQGSTLSLTLLSDLHALRRRLELAESGLSHHLHVPLGENSVQECSQRLLKLEGIHHDLDGVRDEYLRLRERVLRQLEGTAADSEQAKFLRKELDLLNQKLGDLQGLSSAYLQRLSYLRNLCQSLLQAEDVIKVHEARLTEKETTSLDLNEVERYRSTLKQMKSELENKRDLLKAMESDLVNAVHVNSQISASFHKCDVDLSKYADLVGQMSDRWRRIQTQIDSRVWDLEKQEKQLRHFQQSSGVVDQWIDNAKRRQDTLQAAKFSDIQALMEHLNQQKVLHSEIKGKKEKVEDVQKDADTCATSIKDYELQLASYSAGLETLLNIPIKKTMLQSPATVVREEANDLQSRYIELLTRSSDYYKFLGEMLKNMEELKIRNTKIELLEEELRRLKDNIQDRSEKNRSLEDALSRYKLELSQSKEQLISMEEVKRTTAMQASVARESLDTTSSQLTELSDKLARLTYQLDEEKRKRRLAEERYTSQQEEYEAAVRRRQKELDEVNWSKIDLEKAVKDKDRELERLRMQLEEEATRRRGAEQDISKTSMMVQQSQNHYTEILSERDTLLIKLKQLEQDKTRQGRYEEELNRIKVSLETELRNKQRLQEERDKIHKDFTYWKSQYELKEGQMRQCDSDKDKMERERLSLKRDLERTMVELRTVEERHKGRLQSSQREVSDLALKRDSLERELRRLQQRPDSMSIQTQTDEKVVTVDPSKLVFNGVRRKVTAHQLCDCGIISKATLEQLLKGKRTVEDVAMDIQLSLKGTGVIAGMVRGPQGRMSITEAKTKNLLSQESAIMLLEAQAATGHIMDPKFNEKMSVDAACSRGVVDTDDRDTLMTAEAAGTGFKDPYTGKLLSIGQALKQNRLDKKTALRLLQAQESVGGILDPVLSVFLPKDLALDRNLIDEDLYRALNKKPACYLDPITEEKISYSDLRLKCRMEPASGLLLLPVPEKPMTVQGLRGEVSVTELINSNLLSETDVQKLNQGKLSSKEIEDKLKNYLHGSNCIAGIYDEANNRIMTIYQAMKEGLLRRGTTLELLEAQAASGFVIDPINNVCMNVEEAWKRGLVGKEFKDKLMSAEKAVTGYKDPHTGNIISLFQAIEKDLIEKGHGIRLLEAQIASGGIIDPKESHRIDVDIAYKRGYFDEEMNEILTYEGDDTKGFFDPNTQENLTYLQLKERCITDPKTGLVLLPLRDKTNPQQMVQQSSQKNILRKRRVVIVDPDTGKEMTVREAYHKELIDYDTFLNLSEQECEWEEITIRASDGSARMVVVDRKTGTQYDIQDSLDRGIIDQTSLEQYRLGTLTLTQFADLITSKSSLSELSITASNMEDVATCSSPTQACPSSPTVRKRFNSISITFSPTDEFDEGSPIAAVFDMETMEKITILEALRRGIVDAITAQKLLEAQACTGGIINPTNGQRLNLQDAVHQGLIDDDMATKLKPAQKAFMGFEDVKTKRKMSVVEAMKEKWLPYEAGTRFMEFQYLTGGLLEPGNGQKTSIEAAIRRGWLDGRGAQKLQDTRSHTKNLTCPKTKLKISYKEAMDSCMVEEGNGMKMLQASSMSSKGISSPYNVSNPGSRSGSRAGSLATSRSGSRSGSRRGSVDYSSSYSTFTTSASNTLSVNSKF; encoded by the exons CGTCTGATCGAGACGTCTCCGTGGGGTGAGGACGCAGCCACCATCGAGCAACAGATCCTGAGCCAGAACAAGTTCCACAGCTCCATCCAGAGGAGCCAAGAGGTGGAACGCGCCAGAGATGAGCTG GCCCAAAATGATGACAAGGGTGGCCTCCATTCCCTGCAGCAAGAATGGGACAGTCTTCAG AAAATGTCATTTGCTCGTATGGGCCAGCTGAGAGAGCTGCAGAACATCATCGAGGAGATCTCCAGGGCCATCATGTGGGTcaacgagagagaggaggaggagctggtGTTCAACTGGGGAGACAAGAACATTGACGTCTACATCCCCAAGAAACAGGAAAGCTACTCC AAACTGATGAGTGCCCTGGAGGTAAAGGAGAAGGAGCTAAACAAACTGAAGCAAAAAGTCGATGGCCTCCTGAAGAACAATCACCCAGCCTCAGACAAGATCGAG GCCTACATGGACACTCTGCagacccagtggagctggctccTCCAGATCACCAAGTGTATACATGTCCACCTGAAAGAGAACGCTGCCTACAGCCAG TTCTTCAAGGAGGCCAATGAGATCTacagcaagctgcagaaggaACATGAGAACATCCGTAACAAGTTCACCTGTGATAaaggaacatctctggagaaccTCACTGAGCTCCTCAAGAACCTTGAG agagagaaggagacgatCATGGAGAATAAGAGGCAGGTCAAAAACCTGGTCAACAAGTCCAAGAGCATCGTGAGGCTGAGACCACGTAACCCTGAGGAGAAGAGTAGTAGTCCTAGTCCTGTTATAGTACAGGCACTGTGTGACTTCAAGCAAGACcag AAAGGGATCTTCAAGGGGGACGAGGGCATCCTGACGGACAACACCCAGCGCAGTAAGTGGCACGTGACAGGTCCTGGAGGTCTGGACATGCTGATCCCATCTGTGTGCCTCCTCATCCCCCCGCCCAACCCTATCAGCATCGGACTGGCCAACAA GAATGAGCAGTACTACGAGGCCATCATGGGCATCTGGAATCAGCTCTACATCAACATCAAGAGCCTCATCTCCTGGCAGTACTGTGTTAAAGACATCAACCACATTAACTCTCTCACCCTCACCATG CTGTCCCAGATGCGTCCTGAGGAGTACCGGAACATCATAAAGAGTCTGGAGACTCACTACCAGGAGTTCCTTCGCAACAGCCATGGCTCCGAGATGTTTGGAGAGGATGAGAAGAAGAGGATGGAGGGCCAGTATGCTGGAGCCCAGACCCACTACGACACACTGGTCATAGGGCTGCCTACATACA ATCAATCCAAAGCGGAGGTGGTCAAGAAGGAGGTGGTCAAGCTGGTGGTCCAGCATGAGCCGCCCATCAAGGTGGAGACGACCAATACCTTACAGGGCTCTACCCTCAGCCTGACCCTGCTTAGTGACCTCCACGCCCTCAGACGCAGGCTGGAGCTGGCCGAGTCCGGCCTTAGCCACCACCTCCATGTGCCCCTGGGGGAGAACAGTGTGCAGGAGTGCTCACAGCGTCTCCTAAAGCTGGAA GGCATACACCATGATCTGGACGGGGTGCGTGATGAGTACCTGAGGCTAAGGGAGAGGGTCCTCAGGCAGCTGGAAGGGACAGCAGCAGACTCAGAGCAGGCCAAGTTCCTCAGGAAAGAGCTAGACCTCCTCAACCAGAAACTGGGAGATCTGCAGGGACTATCCTCTGCCTACCTCCAGAG ACTGTCGTATCTTCGGAACTTGTGCCAGAGCCTCCTCCAGGCTGAGGATGTCATCAAGGTCCACGAGGCCCGTCTGACTGAGAAGGAGACCACCTCCCTGGATCTCAACGAGGTGGAGCGCTACAGATCCACCCTCAAG CAAATGAAGTCGGAACTGGAAAATAAGAGAGACTTGCTGAAGGCCATGGAGAGTGACCTGGTCAATGCAGTGCACGTGAACAGTCAGATCTCAGCCTCCTTCCACAAGTGTGATGTGGACCTGTCCAAGTACGCTGACCTGGTGGGTCAGATGTCTGACCGCTGGCGACGCATCCAGACCCAGATTGACAGCAG AGTGTGGGACCTTGAGAAGCAGGAGAAACAGCTAAGACATTTTCAGCAGAGCAGTGGAGTGGTAGACCAGTGGATAGACAATGCTAAAAGGCGCCAGGACACCCTGCAGGCAGCCAAGTTCAGCGACATCCAGGCCCTCATGGAGCACCTCAACCAACAGAAG GTGCTGCACAGTGAGATCAAAGGAAAGAAGGAGAAGGTGGAGGATGTACAGAAGGATGCAGACACCTGCGCTACCTCCATCAAG GACTATGAGCTGCAGCTGGCCTCCTACAGTGCTGGACTGGAGACCCTGCTGAACATCCCAATTAAGAAAACCATGCTGCAGTCTCCTGCCACTGTGGTCAGAGAAGAG GCAAATGACCTCCAGTCTCGCTACATAGAGCTCCTGACCCGCTCCAGTGATTATTACAAGTTCCTGGGGGAGATGTTGAAAAACATGGAGGAACTGAAG ATAAGGAACACCAAGATCGAGCTTCTGGAGGAGGAGCTGAGGCGTCTGAAGGATAACATCCAGGACCGCAGCGAGAAGAACCGTTCCTTAGAGGATGCCCTGTCCCGCTATAAGCTAGAGCTCTCACAGTCTAAAGAACAGCTCATCTCCATGGAGGAGGTGAAGAGGACCACAGCCATGCAGGCCAGCGTGGCCAGGGAGAGCCTGGACACCACCAGTAGCCAGCTGACTGAGCTCAGTGACAAGCTGGCCCGCCTCACCTACCAGCTggatgaggagaagaggaagaggaggctggccGAGGAGCGCTATACGAGCCAGCAGGAAGAGTACGAGGCAGCCGTGCGCCGGCGCCAGAAGGAGCTGGACGAGGTCAACTGGTCCAAGATCGACCTGGAGAAAGCGGTGAAGGACAAGGATCGTGAGCTGGAGAGGCTCAGGATGCAGCTGGAAGAGGAGGCCACGAGGAGGCGCGGGGCAGAGCAGGATATCTCTAAG aCCTCCATGATGGTGCAGCAGTCTCagaaccactacactgagatcctGTCTGAGAGGGACACCCTTCTGATCAAGTTGAAGCAGCTGGAACAGGACAAGACCCGCCAGGGTCGCTACGAAGAGGAACTGAACCGCATCAAGGTCTCCCTTGAGACTGAGCTTCGCAACAAACAGCGTCTCCAGGAAGAAAGAGACAAGATCCACAAGGACTTTACATACTGGAAGAGCCAGTATGAACTGAAGGAGGGGCAGATGAGGCAATGTGACTCAGACAAGgacaagatggagagggagaggctcTCCCTGAAGAGAGATTTGGAGCGTACGATGGTGGAGCTGAGGACTGTGGAGGAGAGGCATAAGGGCAGGCTGCAAAGCTCACAGAGGGAGGTGTCGGATCTGGCCCTGAAGAGAGATTCCCTGGAAAGGGAGCTGAGGAGGCTGCAGCAGAGGCCTGACTCCATGAGCATCCAGACCCAGACGGACGAGAAAGTGGTCACTGTGGATCCGTCCAAGctggtgttcaatggggttcgCCGAAAGGTCACCGCCCACCAGCTGTGTGATTGCGGCATCATCAGCAAGGCCACCCTGGAGCAGCTGCTGAAGGGAAAGAGGACCGTGGAGGATGTGGCAATGGACATCCAGCTCAGCCTCAAAGGAACAGGCGTCATTGCAGGGATGGTCAGAGGCCCCCAGGGCAGGATGTCCATCACTGAAGCCAAGACCAAGAACCTGCTCAGCCAAGAGAGCGCCATCATGCTACTGGAGGCTCAAGCTGCCACCGGCCACATCATGGACCCCAAATTCAACGAGAAGATGTCAGTTGATGCTGCCTGCTCCAGAGGGGTGGTGGACACAGACGATAGAGACACCCTGATGACAGCTGAAGCAGCCGGCACAGGCTTCAAAGACCCATACACTGGAAAGCTGCTGTCCATCGGACAGGCTCTAAAGCAGAACCGTCTGGACAAGAAGACAGCCCTCCGTTTGCTGCAGGCTCAGGAGTCCGTTGGCGGCATCCTGGACCCCGTTCTGAGCGTGTTCCTGCCCAAAGACCTTGCACTTGATCGCAACCTGATCGACGAAGACCTCTACAGGGCTCTGAACAAGAAACCTGCCTGCTATCTGGACCCAATCACTGAGGAGAAGATCAGCTACAGTGATCTGAGGCTGAAGTGTAGGATGGAGCCCGCCTCTGGCCTGCTGCTCCTTCCAGTCCCAGAGAAGCCCATGACCGTGCAGGGTCTCAGGGGAGAGGTGTCCGTCACAGAGCTCATCAACTCCAACCTGCTGTCTGAGACCGATGTGCAGAAGCTGAACCAGGGAAAGCTCAGCAGCAAGGAAATTGAGGACAAGCTCAAGAACTACCTGCATGGTTCTAACTGTATTGCGGGGATCTATGATGAGGCAAACAACAGGATCATGACCATCTACCAGGCCATGAAGGAAGGACTGCTCAGACGAGGAACCACCCTGGAACTTCTGGAAGCCCAGGCAGCCTCCGGCTTTGTGATCGACCCTATCAACAATGTCTGCATGAATGTGGAGGAGGCCTGGAAGAGAGGCCTTGTGGGCAAAGAGTTCAAGGACAAGCTGATGTCTGCAGAGAAAGCAGTCACTGGATACAAAGACCCCCACACTGGCAACATCATCTCCCTCTTCCAAGCCATCGAGAAGGATCTGATTGAGAAGGGCCATGGAATCAGGCTTCTAGAGGCTCAGATCGCCAGTGGTGGCATCATCGACCCCAAGGAGAGCCACCGTATCGATGTAGACATTGCCTACAAGAGGGGCTACTTTGACGAGGAAATGAACGAGATCCTGACCTACGAAGGAGACGACACCAAGGGCTTCTTTGACCCCAACACCCAAGAGAACCTGACCTATCTGCAGCTGAAGGAGAGGTGTATCACCGACCCCAAGACTGGTCTGGTTCTTCTGCCTTTGAGGGACAAGACCAATCCTCAGCAGATGGTTCAGCAGAGCAGCCAGAAGAACATCCTCCGTAAGAGGAGGGTAGTGATCGTAGACCCTGACACTGGAAAAGAGATGACCGTGAGGGAAGCCTACCATAAGGAGCTCATCGACTACGACACCTTTCTGAATCTCTCAGAGCAGGAATGTGAGTGGGAGGAGATCACCATCAGAGCTTCTGATGGTTCAGCCCGTATGGTGGTGGTGGACAGGAAGACAGGCACACAGTATGACATCCAGGACTCCCTGGACCGCGGCATCATCGACCAGACCTCCCTAGAGCAGTATCGTTTAGGAACCCTGACTCTGACCCAGTTCGCCGATCTCATCACCAGCAAGAGCAGCCTGAGCGAGCTGTCAATCACCGCCAGCAACATGGAGGATGTGGCCACCTGCAGCAGTCCCACCCAGGCCTGCCCTTCTTCCCCCACCGTACGCAAGCGCTTCAACAGCATATCCATCACCTTCTCCCCAACAGATGAGTTTGATGAAGGGAGCCCCATAGCGGCCGTCTTTGACATGGAGACAATGGAGAAGATCACCATCCTGGAGGCTCTACGGAGAGGCATAGTTGATGCCATTACAGCTCAGAAGCTTTTGGAGGCCCAGGCCTGTACTGGAGGCATCATCAACCCCACCAATGGCCAGCGGCTTAACCTGCAGGATGCCGTCCACCAAGGCCTCATCGATGATGACATGGCCACCAAGCTGAAGCCAGCCCAGAAAGCCTTCATGGGCTTCGAGGATGTGAAGACCAAGAGGAAGATGTCTGTGGTCGAGGCCATGAAGGAGAAATGGCTGCCTTACGAGGCTGGCACGAGGTTCATGGAGTTCCAGTATCTGACAGGAGGGCTTTTAGAACCCGGCAACGGACAGAAGACCAGTATTGAGGCGGCCATCCGGAGGGGCTGGCTGGATGGGAGAGGAGCACAGAAGCTTCAGGACACAAGGAGCCATACCAAGAACCTGACATGCCCCAAGACCAAGCTGAAGATCTCCTACAAGGAGGCCATGGACAGCTGCATGGTGGAAGAAGGCAATGGCATGAAGATGCTCCAGGCTTCCTCCATGTCCAGCAAGGGCATTAGCAGCCCTTACAACGTGTCCAACCCAGGCTCCCGTTCGGGCTCCAGGGCTGGCTCACTGGCCACCTCTCGTTCCGGGTCCAGGAGTGGCTCCCGCAGGGGCAGTGTGGATTACTCCTCCAGCTACAGCACCTTCACCACTTCTGCCTCCAACACCCTAAGCGTCAACTCAAAGTTCTAA